One segment of Synechococcus sp. HK05 DNA contains the following:
- the gltB gene encoding glutamate synthase large subunit, producing MSQFSRPEWPHRDSPAPAAVAGEKDACGVGFLASLKGEASHWVLRQALRGLDCMEHRGGCGGDGDSGDGAGVLCGIPWSYLDAVWPEAAASSGRSRGLGMLFLPADPARRDQAKAFCDEEAAKLGLASLGWRAVPVDASVLGPLARGTAPVIEQWLLGAAEAGDALESLLFRLRRRCGDRARAAWGAGPSELYFASLSSRTVVYKGMVRSEVLSAFYGDLRDERFAVSFAVYHRRFSTNTLPRWPLAQPMRLLGHNGEINTLLGNLNWARASEADLDAVWGEAASDLKPVVNPAFSDSANLDATLELLVRSGRPITESLLTLVPEAFRDQPELADKPEIQAFYEYSACTQEPWDGPALLVFADGRSVGATLDRNGLRPARYCITNDGFVVMGSETGVVELEESRIIEKGRLGPGQMLAVDLENGRLLHNWEVKQEIASRHPYGQWLAEHRRDLGVQPWAQERQLGDLELLQQQTAFGFTAEDFDLVIEDMAGAGKEPTYCMGDDIPLAVLSNKPHLLYDYFKQRFAQVTNPPIDPLREKLVMSLEMHLGKRGSPLQPQASAAAALHLDSPILNEAELAAVAQQGIPCSTLSTLMPITDGPAGLAAAVERLKAEAEAAVRGGSQILVLSDRGINATTTYMPPLLAVGAVHHHLLNLGLRLQTSLVADTAQCWSTHHVACLIGFGASAVCPWLTWETARHWLAQPKVQTNIERGKLPALTVDLVQANVRKALEDGLRKILSKIGISLLASYHGAQIFEAIGIGADLIELAFKGTTSRVAGLSLSELASETLSFHAKAFPELNRTKLEFMGFVQYRTGGEYHLNSPEMAKALHAAVEAGPGYDHFSTYKTLLENRPVTALRDLLELKPAPAALPLDQVESVESICERFCTGGMSLGALSREAHEVLAIAMNRIGGKSNSGEGGEDPARFHALQDVDGEGRSATLPTIKGLRNGDTACSAIKQIASGRFGVTPEYLRSGRQLEIKVAQGAKPGEGGQLPGPKVDPYIAWLRNSKPGVALISPPPHHDIYSIEDLAQLIHDLHQVHPAAKVSVKLVAEIGIGTIAAGVAKANADVIQISGHDGGTGASPLSSIKHAGGPWELGLTEVHRALLENGLRDRVLLRADGGLKTGWDVIIAALLGAEEYGFGSIAMIAEGCIMARVCHTNNCPVGVATQKEALRKRFTGIPEHVVNFFLFVAEEVRQLLSVLGVARLEDLIGRTELLQPRAVQLAKTKAIDLSCLLDPIPQAADRSWLQHDADAHGNGPILEDQLLADAELMAALEGHGHVARTLPIINTDRSVCARLGGEIAARHGNTGFQGQLDLTYEGAAGQSFGAFNVQGMNVRLVGEANDYVGKGINGGRITVVPPSGGRDPGSQVILGNTCLYGATGGELFALGRAGERFAVRNSGARTVVEGAGDHCCEYMTGGVVVVLGSTGRNVAAGMTGGVAFLLDETGGLSERVNPEIVAICELTTPEQEALLKPLLEAHLEATGSSKAAAILADWSSWKARFKLLVPPSEKANVGLAEREAVAA from the coding sequence ATGTCGCAGTTTTCTCGCCCCGAATGGCCCCATCGCGACAGCCCCGCCCCGGCGGCGGTGGCCGGCGAGAAGGATGCCTGCGGTGTGGGTTTTCTGGCCAGCCTGAAGGGGGAAGCCAGCCACTGGGTGCTGCGGCAGGCCCTGCGCGGTCTCGATTGCATGGAGCATCGGGGCGGCTGCGGCGGCGATGGCGATTCCGGCGATGGTGCGGGCGTGCTCTGCGGCATCCCATGGAGCTATCTCGATGCGGTGTGGCCTGAGGCCGCCGCGAGCAGCGGCCGCAGCCGCGGCCTGGGCATGTTGTTCCTGCCCGCAGACCCGGCCCGCCGCGACCAGGCCAAAGCCTTCTGCGATGAAGAGGCCGCCAAGCTCGGCCTCGCCAGCCTCGGTTGGCGTGCGGTGCCGGTGGATGCCTCGGTGCTCGGCCCCCTGGCTCGCGGCACCGCGCCGGTGATTGAGCAGTGGCTGCTCGGCGCGGCTGAGGCCGGCGATGCCCTCGAATCGCTGCTGTTCCGTCTGCGCCGCCGCTGCGGCGATCGGGCCCGGGCGGCTTGGGGCGCTGGCCCCAGCGAGCTGTATTTCGCGTCGCTGAGCAGCCGCACCGTTGTTTACAAGGGCATGGTGCGCTCGGAAGTGCTCTCGGCCTTCTACGGCGACCTGCGCGATGAACGCTTCGCCGTGAGCTTTGCGGTGTATCACCGCCGCTTCAGCACCAACACCCTGCCCCGCTGGCCCCTGGCCCAGCCGATGCGCTTGCTGGGGCACAACGGTGAGATCAACACTCTGCTGGGCAACCTCAACTGGGCCCGCGCTTCCGAGGCCGATCTCGATGCGGTGTGGGGTGAGGCCGCTTCCGATCTCAAGCCGGTGGTGAATCCGGCCTTCAGTGATTCCGCCAACCTCGACGCCACCCTGGAGCTGCTGGTGCGCAGCGGCCGGCCGATCACCGAGAGCCTGCTCACGCTGGTGCCTGAGGCTTTCCGCGATCAGCCCGAGCTGGCGGATAAGCCGGAGATCCAGGCGTTCTACGAATACTCGGCCTGCACCCAGGAACCCTGGGATGGCCCGGCCCTGCTGGTGTTCGCCGATGGCCGCAGCGTGGGCGCCACCCTGGACCGCAACGGCCTGCGCCCGGCTCGCTACTGCATCACCAACGACGGGTTCGTGGTGATGGGCTCAGAAACCGGCGTGGTGGAGCTCGAGGAGAGCCGCATCATCGAAAAGGGCCGCCTCGGCCCCGGCCAGATGCTGGCGGTGGATCTGGAGAACGGCCGCCTGCTGCACAACTGGGAGGTGAAGCAGGAGATCGCTTCGCGCCATCCCTACGGCCAGTGGCTGGCGGAACACCGCCGCGACCTTGGGGTTCAGCCCTGGGCCCAGGAGCGTCAGCTCGGCGATCTCGAGCTGCTGCAGCAGCAGACCGCCTTTGGCTTCACCGCTGAAGACTTTGATCTGGTGATCGAAGACATGGCGGGTGCCGGCAAGGAGCCCACCTACTGCATGGGCGACGACATCCCCCTGGCGGTGCTCTCCAATAAGCCCCACCTGCTCTACGACTACTTCAAACAGCGCTTCGCGCAGGTCACGAACCCGCCGATCGATCCGCTGCGCGAAAAGCTGGTGATGAGCCTGGAGATGCACCTGGGCAAGCGCGGCTCACCGCTGCAGCCCCAGGCATCCGCTGCCGCCGCACTGCATCTCGATAGCCCCATCCTCAACGAGGCCGAACTGGCGGCTGTGGCGCAGCAGGGCATTCCCTGCAGCACCCTCTCCACCCTGATGCCGATCACCGATGGCCCCGCTGGTTTGGCGGCGGCGGTCGAGCGGCTCAAGGCTGAAGCCGAGGCGGCCGTGCGCGGCGGCAGCCAGATCCTGGTGCTCAGCGACCGGGGCATCAACGCCACCACCACCTATATGCCGCCTCTGCTGGCGGTGGGTGCGGTGCACCACCACTTGCTCAACCTCGGCCTGCGTCTGCAGACCTCCCTGGTGGCCGACACAGCCCAGTGCTGGAGCACCCATCACGTGGCCTGTCTGATCGGCTTCGGTGCCAGCGCCGTGTGCCCCTGGCTCACCTGGGAAACGGCGCGCCACTGGCTGGCGCAGCCCAAGGTGCAAACCAACATCGAGCGCGGCAAGTTGCCCGCCCTCACCGTGGATCTGGTGCAAGCCAATGTGCGCAAGGCCCTGGAAGATGGCCTGCGCAAGATCCTGTCCAAGATCGGCATCTCGCTGCTGGCGAGCTATCACGGTGCTCAGATTTTCGAGGCGATCGGCATCGGCGCCGATTTGATCGAGCTGGCCTTCAAGGGCACCACCAGCCGGGTGGCTGGCCTCAGCCTCAGCGAGCTGGCCAGCGAAACCCTGAGCTTCCACGCCAAGGCCTTCCCGGAGCTCAACCGCACCAAGCTCGAGTTCATGGGCTTTGTGCAGTACCGCACCGGTGGCGAATACCACCTCAACAGCCCGGAGATGGCCAAGGCTCTCCATGCGGCTGTGGAGGCCGGCCCCGGCTACGACCACTTCTCCACCTACAAAACCCTGCTGGAGAACCGCCCGGTTACGGCGCTGCGCGATCTGCTGGAGCTCAAGCCCGCCCCGGCGGCGCTGCCGCTGGATCAGGTGGAAAGCGTGGAGAGCATCTGCGAGCGCTTCTGCACCGGTGGCATGAGCCTCGGCGCTCTCTCACGGGAAGCCCATGAGGTGCTGGCGATCGCGATGAACCGCATCGGCGGTAAGAGCAACAGCGGCGAAGGCGGCGAAGATCCGGCCCGCTTCCATGCCCTCCAGGATGTGGACGGCGAGGGGCGTTCCGCCACCCTGCCCACGATCAAAGGCCTGCGCAACGGCGACACCGCCTGCTCCGCGATCAAGCAGATCGCCTCGGGTCGCTTCGGCGTGACCCCCGAATACCTGCGCAGCGGCCGGCAGCTAGAGATCAAGGTGGCCCAGGGAGCCAAGCCCGGCGAAGGCGGTCAGCTGCCCGGTCCGAAGGTGGATCCCTACATCGCCTGGCTGCGCAACAGCAAGCCCGGCGTGGCGCTGATCTCACCGCCGCCCCACCACGACATCTATTCGATCGAGGATCTGGCGCAGCTGATCCACGACCTGCACCAGGTGCACCCCGCCGCCAAGGTGAGCGTGAAGCTGGTGGCCGAGATCGGCATCGGCACCATCGCTGCCGGTGTGGCCAAGGCCAACGCCGATGTGATTCAGATCTCCGGCCACGACGGCGGCACCGGCGCCTCACCGCTGAGCTCGATCAAGCACGCCGGCGGCCCCTGGGAGCTTGGCCTCACCGAGGTGCACCGCGCCCTGCTCGAAAACGGCCTGCGCGATCGTGTGCTGCTGCGCGCCGATGGCGGCCTCAAGACCGGCTGGGACGTGATCATCGCCGCCCTGCTCGGGGCTGAGGAATACGGCTTCGGTTCGATCGCGATGATCGCCGAGGGCTGCATCATGGCCCGCGTTTGCCACACCAATAACTGCCCGGTGGGCGTGGCCACCCAGAAGGAAGCCCTGCGCAAGCGCTTCACCGGCATCCCCGAGCACGTGGTGAACTTCTTCTTGTTTGTGGCTGAAGAGGTGCGTCAGCTTCTCAGCGTGCTCGGCGTGGCGCGCCTCGAGGATCTGATCGGCCGCACCGAGCTGCTGCAGCCCCGCGCCGTGCAGCTGGCCAAAACCAAAGCGATCGATCTCTCCTGCCTGCTCGACCCCATTCCCCAGGCCGCCGATCGCTCGTGGCTCCAGCACGACGCTGACGCCCATGGCAACGGCCCCATCCTCGAAGACCAACTGCTGGCGGATGCCGAGCTGATGGCCGCCCTCGAAGGCCATGGCCACGTGGCTCGCACCCTGCCGATCATCAACACCGATCGCAGCGTTTGCGCCCGCCTGGGCGGTGAGATCGCGGCGCGTCATGGCAACACCGGCTTCCAGGGTCAGCTCGACCTCACCTATGAGGGTGCCGCCGGCCAGAGCTTCGGGGCCTTCAACGTGCAGGGCATGAACGTGCGCCTGGTGGGTGAAGCCAACGACTACGTGGGCAAGGGCATCAATGGCGGCCGCATCACCGTGGTGCCTCCCTCCGGTGGCCGCGATCCCGGCAGTCAGGTGATCCTGGGCAACACCTGTCTCTACGGCGCCACCGGCGGCGAGCTGTTCGCCCTGGGCCGCGCTGGTGAGCGCTTCGCCGTGCGCAACAGCGGTGCCCGCACCGTGGTGGAAGGCGCCGGCGACCATTGCTGCGAATACATGACCGGTGGTGTGGTGGTAGTGCTGGGCAGCACCGGCCGCAACGTGGCCGCTGGCATGACCGGTGGCGTGGCCTTCCTGCTCGATGAGACGGGCGGCCTGAGCGAGCGGGTGAACCCCGAGATCGTGGCGATCTGCGAGCTCACCACCCCCGAGCAGGAAGCGCTGCTCAAGCCACTGCTGGAGGCCCATCTCGAGGCCACCGGCAGCAGCAAGGCTGCGGCGATCCTGGCTGATTGGAGCAGCTGGAAAGCGCGCTTCAAGCTGCTGGTCCCCCCCAGCGAAAAGGCCAACGTGGGTCTGGCTGAGCGCGAGGCGGTGGCGGCCTGA
- the lipA gene encoding lipoyl synthase, translating to MLKPDWLRVKAPQRERIGEVADLLLDLKLNTVCQEASCPNIGECFAGGTATFLIMGPGCTRACPYCDIDFDKSVRELDPTEPVRLGEAVARLGLKHVVITSVNRDDLADGGASQFVACIEQVKQRSPLTTIELLIPDFCGNWDALAVVMDAAPHVLNHNIETVPRLYKKARPQGIYERSLELLQRVRLGWPKAYSKSGLMVGLGESDAEVLEVLADLRRHQVDIVTIGQYLSPGPKHLPVDRFVTPEQFEAFRSHGEQELGFLQVVSTPLTRSSYHAGEVQRLMAQYPR from the coding sequence GTGCTCAAACCCGACTGGCTGCGTGTGAAGGCTCCCCAGCGGGAGCGGATCGGCGAGGTGGCCGATCTGCTGCTGGATCTCAAGCTCAACACGGTGTGTCAGGAAGCCAGCTGCCCCAACATCGGCGAGTGCTTCGCCGGCGGCACCGCCACGTTTTTGATCATGGGGCCGGGCTGCACCCGCGCCTGCCCCTACTGCGACATCGACTTCGACAAGAGCGTTCGCGAGCTCGATCCCACGGAACCGGTGCGGCTGGGTGAAGCCGTGGCCCGCCTCGGGCTCAAGCACGTGGTGATCACCTCGGTGAACCGCGACGACTTGGCCGATGGCGGTGCCAGCCAGTTCGTGGCCTGCATCGAGCAGGTGAAGCAGCGCTCACCGCTCACCACGATCGAGCTGCTGATCCCGGATTTCTGCGGCAACTGGGACGCCCTGGCCGTGGTGATGGACGCGGCGCCCCATGTGCTGAACCACAACATCGAAACCGTGCCGCGGCTCTACAAAAAAGCCCGGCCCCAGGGGATCTACGAGCGTTCGCTCGAGCTGCTGCAGCGGGTGCGCCTGGGCTGGCCCAAGGCCTACAGCAAATCAGGCCTGATGGTGGGTCTAGGGGAAAGCGATGCGGAGGTGCTGGAGGTGCTCGCCGATCTGCGCCGCCATCAGGTCGACATCGTGACCATCGGCCAATACCTCTCACCCGGGCCCAAACATCTACCGGTGGATCGCTTCGTGACGCCGGAGCAATTTGAGGCGTTCCGGAGCCATGGCGAACAGGAGCTGGGCTTCCTGCAGGTGGTGAGCACACCGCTCACTCGCAGCAGCTATCACGCCGGCGAGGTGCAGCGGCTGATGGCGCAGTATCCGCGCTAG
- the cobJ gene encoding precorrin-3B C(17)-methyltransferase: protein MSERLSWGFALNSQALPLLRQLLERGLIDRIASPADGDAWQPGDLQRLLESEWPRSRAFVAIGACGAITRLIAPLLHGKERDPAVVVADAQGRYAIPLLGGHGAGAEALAQSVAALLGGEAVLTGSSASQQHVALDAFGQRWGWRRGSGDWDALMKAAARGDAVALEHQSGNPRWLQLPGLPPQRSAGMPLSVGVERSAHCRWHPPALWVGMGCERGTSLSLLQRCLKQSLAAEGLALEAIAGLASADRKADEPALLQLAEQHGWPLRCFSSTALSAVPVPNPSAVVEAELGTASVAEAAALLAAGPGAQLRTPKRIERATTDEQGAATAAIAQAAQQWAPQRGCLHLIGSGPGNLALLTPDARAALAESCVWVGYGLYLDLLEPLRRPDQLRSDGQLTLERERCREALELACQGLTVALVSSGDSGIYGMAGLALEQWMALAEHDRPAFQVHPGLSALQLAAARAGAPLMHDFCTVSLSDRLTPWTVIEQRLKAAAEGDFVVALYNPRSKGRDWQLGRAQELLLAQRPPSTPVVVARQLGRPEEAVQLHSLGALPIEQIDMLTLVLIGNSSSRVEGGRMVTPRGYPGAELS, encoded by the coding sequence ATGAGTGAACGCCTGAGCTGGGGTTTTGCCCTCAACAGTCAAGCCCTTCCCCTGTTGCGTCAGCTGCTGGAGCGGGGCCTGATCGACCGCATCGCCAGCCCCGCCGATGGCGATGCCTGGCAACCCGGCGACCTGCAGCGGCTGCTTGAGAGCGAATGGCCTCGCAGCCGGGCCTTTGTGGCCATCGGCGCCTGCGGCGCGATCACCCGGCTGATTGCACCATTGCTGCACGGCAAAGAACGCGACCCCGCCGTGGTGGTGGCTGACGCCCAGGGGCGGTATGCGATTCCGCTGCTGGGAGGGCATGGCGCCGGGGCTGAAGCGCTGGCCCAAAGCGTGGCGGCGTTGCTGGGGGGCGAAGCGGTGCTGACGGGCAGCAGCGCCAGCCAGCAACACGTGGCCCTCGATGCCTTTGGCCAACGCTGGGGCTGGCGCCGCGGATCCGGCGACTGGGACGCGCTGATGAAAGCGGCCGCCCGCGGCGACGCCGTGGCCCTGGAGCACCAGAGCGGCAACCCACGCTGGTTGCAGCTGCCTGGTCTGCCGCCCCAGCGCAGCGCAGGCATGCCCCTGAGTGTGGGGGTGGAGCGCAGTGCGCACTGCCGCTGGCACCCCCCTGCCCTGTGGGTTGGCATGGGCTGCGAGCGGGGCACCAGCCTCTCGCTGCTGCAGCGCTGCCTGAAGCAGAGCCTCGCCGCTGAGGGGCTGGCGCTGGAAGCCATCGCCGGGCTCGCGAGTGCCGATCGCAAAGCCGATGAACCCGCCCTGCTGCAACTGGCTGAACAGCACGGCTGGCCCCTGCGCTGCTTCAGCAGCACCGCCTTGAGCGCCGTGCCCGTGCCGAATCCCTCCGCGGTGGTGGAGGCCGAGCTCGGCACCGCCAGCGTGGCGGAGGCGGCCGCGCTGCTGGCCGCCGGCCCGGGAGCCCAGCTGCGCACCCCCAAACGGATCGAGCGCGCCACGACCGATGAGCAAGGCGCCGCCACGGCGGCCATCGCCCAGGCCGCCCAGCAGTGGGCACCCCAGCGGGGCTGCCTGCACCTGATCGGCAGCGGGCCGGGCAATCTCGCGCTGCTCACCCCCGATGCCCGAGCCGCCCTGGCGGAGAGCTGCGTGTGGGTGGGCTACGGCCTGTATCTGGATCTGCTGGAGCCGCTGCGCCGGCCCGACCAACTGCGCAGCGACGGCCAACTCACTTTGGAGCGGGAACGCTGCCGCGAAGCTCTGGAGCTGGCCTGCCAGGGCCTCACGGTGGCCCTGGTGTCGTCGGGGGATAGCGGCATCTACGGCATGGCGGGGCTTGCCCTGGAGCAATGGATGGCCCTGGCCGAACACGATCGACCAGCCTTTCAAGTGCATCCAGGCCTCTCGGCCCTGCAACTGGCGGCTGCCCGGGCCGGCGCTCCGCTGATGCACGATTTCTGCACCGTGAGCCTCAGCGATCGGCTCACCCCCTGGACCGTGATCGAGCAACGCCTCAAGGCCGCGGCCGAGGGCGACTTCGTGGTGGCGCTCTACAACCCGCGCTCCAAGGGGCGCGATTGGCAACTCGGCCGGGCTCAGGAGCTGCTGCTGGCGCAACGGCCGCCATCCACGCCCGTGGTGGTGGCACGGCAACTGGGCCGCCCCGAGGAAGCGGTGCAGTTACACAGCCTGGGGGCACTGCCGATCGAGCAGATCGACATGCTCACCCTGGTGCTGATCGGCAACAGCAGCAGCCGCGTGGAGGGCGGTCGCATGGTGACCCCCAGGGGGTATCCAGGCGCCGAGCTCAGCTGA